Below is a window of Mycobacterium dioxanotrophicus DNA.
CCGAGGCCGCACACCTCAACGCCGAGGGCATGCTCGGCATCCACTCCGCCGAGGTGTTCGTCGGCGTCTTCATCGGCGCAGTGACCTTCACCGGCTCGATCGTGGCCAACCTCAAACTGTCGGCCCGGATCAAATCCGCACCACTGATGCTGCCCGGCAAGAACTTTCTCAACGTCGGCGCGCTGGTCGCGTTCTTCGCCCTGACCGTGTGGTTCGTCATCTCCCCGCACCTGTGGCTGCTGGCCGTGGTGACCGCACTCGCGCTGCTGCTGGGCTGGCACCTGGTCGCCTCCATCGGCGGTGGCGACATGCCCGTGGTGGTGTCGATGCTCAACAGCTACTCCGGATGGGCCGCAGCAGCATCAGGCTTCCTGCTCTCCAACGACCTGCTGATCATCACCGGCGCACTCGTCGGCTCATCCGGTGCCTACCTGTCCTACATCATGTGCAAGGCCATGAACCGGTCGTTCATCTCCGTGATCGCCGGCGGCTTCGGCATCGAGGCCGGCCCGGCCGAAGACAAGGACTACGGCGAGCACCGCGAGATCAACGCCGAAGGCGCGGCCGAGCTGCTCGCCCACGCCGACTCGGTGATCATCACCCCCGGCTACGGCATGGCCGTGGCCCAGGCCCAGTACGGCGTGGCCGACCTGACCCGCAAGTTGCGCGAGCGCGGCGTCGATGTGCGCTTCGGCATCCACCCCGTCGCCGGTCGCCTGCCCGGCCACATGAACGTGCTGCTCGCCGAGGCCAAGGTGCCCTACGACATCGTGCTGGAAATGGACGAGATCAACGACGACTTCGACGGCACCTCCGTCGTCCTGGTCATCGGCGCCAACGACACCGTCAACCCGGCCGCGGCCGAGGACCCCGGCAGCCCGATCGCCGGTATGCCGGTGCTCACCGTGTGGAACGCCGACAACGTCATCGTGTTCAAACGGTCCATGGCCTCGGGCTACGCCGGCGTGCAGAACCCGCTGTTCTTCCGCGAGAACACGCAGATGCTGTTCGGCGACGCCCGCGACCGCGTCAACGACATCCTCGCCGCCCTGCCCGCCGTGGAACGCGTGTAGCCCGCCAGAAACTAGGATGTGCAAGTATGCCGGTCGACCGCTTACTGCCATCCGATGAGGCGCGCGATCTCATCGCCCTGACCTGCGATATCGCGGACAAGGTGCTCGAGGAGATCGTCGACGAACACGAGCGGGACGAGAAGTACCCGGAAGGGGTCTTCGGCCAACTGGGGCAGGCAGGTCTGCTGAGCCTGCCCCAGCCCGAGCAGTGGGGCGGCGGCGGTCAGCCCTACGAGGTGTACCTACAGGTACTCGAGGAGATCGCCGCCCGCTGGGCTGCCATCGCCGTGGCCGTCAGCGTGCACAGCCTGTCGTCGCATCCGCTGCTGGCCTACGGCACCGACGAGCAGAAGCAGCGCTGGCTGCCCGGCATGCTCTCGGGCACCCAGATCGGCGCCTATAGCCTGTCGGAGCCCCAGGCGGGATCGGACGCCGCGGCGCTGCGCTGCTCGGCCACGCGGTCCGGCGACGGCTACGTGCTCAACGGGTCCAAGGCATGGATCACCCACGGCGGCAAGGCGGACTTCTACACCTTGTTCGCACGGACCGGCGAGGGGTCTCGCGGAGTGTCGTGCTTCCTGGTGCCCGGCGATCTCGACGGTCTGACCTTCGGCAAGCCCGAGGAGAAGATGGGGCTACACGCGGTCCCCACCACATCGGCGTTCTACGACAACGCACTGCTCGACGCCGACCGACTCATCGGCTCCGAGGGTCAGGGCCTGTCGATCGCGTTCTCGGCTCTGGACTCGGGCCGGCTCGGTATCGCGGCGGTGGCCGTCGGCATCGCACAGGCGGCGCTGAACGAGGCTGTGCGCTACGCCAACGAGCGCACCACGTTCGGGCGCAAGATCATCGATCATCAGGGCCTGGGCTTTCTGCTGGCCGACATGGCCGCCGCGGTGGTCAGCGCCCGGGCCACCTACCTGGACGCCGCGCGCCGCCGCGATGCCGGTCTGCCGTATTCGACGCAGGCCAGCGTGGCCAAGC
It encodes the following:
- the pntB gene encoding Re/Si-specific NAD(P)(+) transhydrogenase subunit beta; amino-acid sequence: MFTLENVASAAYVIAALLFILALAGLSKHETSRAGNTFGIVGMAVALIATIALALDRKIEPLGLALLVGAMIVGAAIGLWRARVVEMTGMPELIALLHSFVGLAAVLVGWNGYLHVENDLAGAEAAHLNAEGMLGIHSAEVFVGVFIGAVTFTGSIVANLKLSARIKSAPLMLPGKNFLNVGALVAFFALTVWFVISPHLWLLAVVTALALLLGWHLVASIGGGDMPVVVSMLNSYSGWAAAASGFLLSNDLLIITGALVGSSGAYLSYIMCKAMNRSFISVIAGGFGIEAGPAEDKDYGEHREINAEGAAELLAHADSVIITPGYGMAVAQAQYGVADLTRKLRERGVDVRFGIHPVAGRLPGHMNVLLAEAKVPYDIVLEMDEINDDFDGTSVVLVIGANDTVNPAAAEDPGSPIAGMPVLTVWNADNVIVFKRSMASGYAGVQNPLFFRENTQMLFGDARDRVNDILAALPAVERV
- a CDS encoding acyl-CoA dehydrogenase family protein — encoded protein: MPVDRLLPSDEARDLIALTCDIADKVLEEIVDEHERDEKYPEGVFGQLGQAGLLSLPQPEQWGGGGQPYEVYLQVLEEIAARWAAIAVAVSVHSLSSHPLLAYGTDEQKQRWLPGMLSGTQIGAYSLSEPQAGSDAAALRCSATRSGDGYVLNGSKAWITHGGKADFYTLFARTGEGSRGVSCFLVPGDLDGLTFGKPEEKMGLHAVPTTSAFYDNALLDADRLIGSEGQGLSIAFSALDSGRLGIAAVAVGIAQAALNEAVRYANERTTFGRKIIDHQGLGFLLADMAAAVVSARATYLDAARRRDAGLPYSTQASVAKLVATDAAMKVTTDAVQVFGGAGYTRDYRVERFMREAKITQIFEGTNQIQRMVIARALGS